A window from Pseudomonas alloputida encodes these proteins:
- a CDS encoding GlxA family transcriptional regulator produces MGTLKSSPLAPAYPVNDAPPLKVVGFLIIPNFTTIGFASAVETLRMANLAARKTMFQTLIIAADMEPVSASNGMRILPDFSIKDAPKLDMLFVVGPNPIVSDHNTRPILNWLRKLAHDQVPLGGICTGSHLLARANLLTGYRCTIHWEDIEALKERFPGIIISNQLFELDRDRFTSSGGVASMDMILQLIAREPGGRDIASHAAELLLCDRVRGSQERQRVPLRQKLGTSQPKLSQIVTIMEANLEDPMTLEELAELNEISVRQMERLFHKHLQNTPSQYYLELRLTRARQLLLHSESQVRDIALACGFISPAHFSKCYSRFFGVSPIGERKKVVSSLH; encoded by the coding sequence ATGGGTACGTTAAAATCCTCGCCGTTGGCACCGGCATACCCTGTCAATGATGCCCCGCCGCTGAAAGTCGTCGGTTTCCTGATCATTCCCAATTTCACCACCATTGGCTTCGCCTCGGCGGTGGAAACCTTGCGCATGGCCAACCTGGCAGCACGCAAAACCATGTTCCAGACCCTGATCATTGCAGCCGACATGGAGCCAGTGAGTGCCAGTAACGGCATGCGCATCCTGCCCGATTTCAGTATCAAGGATGCCCCAAAGCTGGACATGCTGTTCGTGGTGGGGCCAAACCCGATAGTCTCCGACCACAATACCCGCCCCATCCTCAACTGGCTTCGCAAGTTGGCACATGACCAGGTGCCATTGGGCGGTATTTGCACAGGCAGCCATTTGCTAGCACGCGCCAATCTGCTCACTGGTTATCGGTGTACCATCCACTGGGAAGATATCGAGGCGCTAAAAGAGCGATTTCCCGGCATTATCATTTCCAACCAACTGTTTGAGCTTGACCGTGACCGTTTCACGAGCTCCGGCGGCGTGGCGTCCATGGACATGATCCTACAACTGATTGCCCGAGAACCTGGCGGGCGGGACATTGCCAGTCATGCGGCTGAACTGCTGTTATGTGATCGAGTACGTGGATCGCAAGAGCGCCAGCGCGTGCCTTTGCGGCAAAAGCTCGGCACCTCTCAGCCCAAACTCAGTCAGATTGTTACAATCATGGAAGCCAACCTTGAAGACCCGATGACCTTGGAAGAGCTTGCAGAACTGAATGAGATCTCGGTTCGGCAAATGGAGCGTTTGTTCCACAAGCATCTTCAAAACACACCGAGTCAGTATTACTTGGAACTACGCCTGACACGGGCTAGGCAACTATTGCTACACAGTGAATCCCAAGTGCGTGATATCGCCCTCGCCTGTGGTTTCATTTCGCCAGCACACTTCTCAAAGTGCTACAGTCGTTTCTTTGGTGTCTCACCAATCGGCGAGCGGAAAAAGGTAGTCTCTTCACTTCACTGA
- the gabP gene encoding GABA permease, giving the protein MSSNSTLAPGLKQRHVTMLSIAGAIGAGLFIGSGHAIAAAGPAAILAYIMSGTLVVLVMRMLGEMAVASPDTGSFSTYAERAMGRTAGFTIGWLYWWFWVLVIPIEAIAAAAILHAWFPAIETWEFALVVTGLLTVTNLFSVARYGEFEFWFAMLKVIAVLGFIALGALALTGALPDISVSGVVNLSHEFGGFMPNGMTAVIGAMLTTVFSFMGTEIVTIAAAESKNPSKQITRATNSVVWRMGIFYIVSVFLIISIVPWNDPMLVQVGSYQRALELMNIPHAKMIVDIVVLIAVASCLNSAIYTASRMVYSLSKRGDGPRVLQRTSATGVPVIAVLASTAVGFLTTALNYFAPDEVFSFLLASSGAVALLVYLAIAVSQLVLRNRMDSQGTALDFKMWLFPWLSYLVIFSIISILTMMLVMPGHRMEVVATGALALSIVCVSAIFSSKKSTSATVASKPD; this is encoded by the coding sequence ATGTCCAGCAACTCAACTCTGGCCCCCGGCCTCAAGCAGCGCCACGTCACCATGTTGTCAATCGCCGGCGCTATTGGCGCCGGCCTCTTCATCGGCTCGGGGCATGCCATTGCTGCAGCCGGTCCTGCGGCAATTCTCGCGTACATCATGTCTGGCACACTGGTCGTTCTGGTCATGCGCATGCTCGGAGAAATGGCGGTGGCCTCGCCAGATACCGGGTCATTCTCCACCTACGCCGAGCGCGCAATGGGACGTACAGCAGGCTTTACCATTGGCTGGCTGTACTGGTGGTTCTGGGTGCTGGTCATTCCAATCGAAGCCATTGCAGCAGCGGCCATTCTGCATGCCTGGTTCCCTGCGATAGAAACCTGGGAATTCGCACTGGTGGTTACCGGTTTGCTGACCGTAACTAACCTGTTCAGTGTGGCGCGCTACGGTGAATTCGAGTTTTGGTTTGCGATGCTCAAGGTTATCGCGGTGCTAGGGTTCATTGCTCTGGGTGCATTGGCACTGACAGGCGCGCTGCCCGATATTTCAGTTAGCGGCGTGGTCAACCTGAGTCATGAGTTTGGTGGTTTCATGCCCAACGGCATGACCGCTGTCATCGGTGCCATGCTCACCACCGTGTTCAGTTTCATGGGTACTGAAATTGTCACCATTGCCGCCGCCGAGTCGAAAAACCCCTCCAAGCAAATCACCCGTGCCACCAATTCCGTGGTGTGGCGAATGGGGATCTTCTACATCGTCTCGGTGTTCCTGATCATCTCCATCGTGCCCTGGAACGACCCCATGCTAGTACAGGTCGGCTCCTATCAACGGGCCCTTGAGCTGATGAACATCCCGCACGCCAAGATGATCGTCGATATCGTCGTGCTGATTGCCGTTGCCAGTTGCCTCAATTCGGCCATCTACACCGCATCGCGCATGGTCTATTCGCTGAGCAAGCGCGGCGACGGTCCTCGCGTTCTGCAGCGCACCTCAGCGACGGGCGTGCCAGTGATTGCAGTGCTAGCCAGCACCGCAGTGGGCTTCTTGACCACAGCACTCAATTACTTCGCTCCCGACGAGGTGTTTTCCTTCCTGCTGGCAAGTTCGGGGGCGGTAGCGCTTCTAGTCTATCTGGCAATCGCTGTTTCGCAATTGGTTCTGCGTAATCGGATGGATAGCCAAGGTACTGCGCTGGACTTCAAGATGTGGCTGTTCCCCTGGCTCAGCTACCTGGTCATCTTCTCCATCATCAGTATCTTGACGATGATGCTGGTGATGCCAGGGCATCGCATGGAAGTGGTGGCAACTGGTGCGCTGGCGCTGTCCATCGTCTGCGTGAGCGCCATTTTCTCGTCTAAAAAGAGCACTTCGGCCACCGTGGCGAGCAAGCCTGACTGA
- a CDS encoding creatininase, which produces MNESVVVGELTWPEYAQKVASGSTIFLPVGALEQHGHHMCMEVDVLLPTALCKAVAREVDGLVLPALAYGYKSQQKSGGGNHFPGTTSLDGATLTHTIQDIIRELARHGARKLVLMNGHYENSMFIVEGIDLALRELRYGGITDFKVVVLSYWDFVNAPAVIEELYPEGFLGWDIEHGGVFETSLMLALHPEKVDLSRAVDHPPAKFPPYDVFPIIPERTPACGTLSSPKGANREKGELILRVCVEGISSAVREAFDLQK; this is translated from the coding sequence ATGAACGAAAGCGTAGTGGTTGGCGAACTCACCTGGCCTGAGTACGCACAGAAGGTAGCTTCCGGCAGCACGATTTTCTTGCCGGTGGGCGCCTTGGAGCAGCACGGTCATCACATGTGCATGGAGGTGGATGTGCTATTGCCTACCGCCCTGTGCAAGGCAGTAGCGCGAGAAGTCGACGGCTTGGTGTTACCCGCCTTGGCCTATGGCTACAAGTCACAGCAGAAGTCGGGAGGTGGCAACCACTTTCCCGGCACCACCAGCCTGGATGGCGCAACACTGACCCATACCATCCAGGACATCATCCGCGAACTCGCCCGGCATGGGGCGCGCAAGCTGGTCTTGATGAATGGCCATTATGAAAACTCGATGTTCATCGTCGAAGGCATCGACCTGGCGCTGCGCGAACTGCGTTATGGCGGTATCACCGATTTCAAGGTGGTCGTTCTGTCCTACTGGGATTTCGTCAACGCGCCGGCGGTCATCGAAGAGCTCTACCCCGAAGGTTTCCTCGGCTGGGACATCGAACACGGTGGCGTTTTCGAAACGTCACTGATGCTGGCCCTGCACCCTGAAAAGGTCGACCTGAGCCGCGCCGTCGACCACCCTCCGGCAAAATTCCCACCTTACGATGTCTTCCCCATCATCCCTGAACGCACCCCCGCCTGCGGAACGCTTTCCTCGCCTAAGGGCGCCAACCGAGAAAAAGGCGAGTTGATTCTGCGAGTTTGCGTAGAGGGCATTAGCAGCGCTGTGCGGGAGGCCTTCGACCTGCAGAAATAA
- a CDS encoding polyamine ABC transporter substrate-binding protein — protein sequence MTRRADFSRRTFIKNSSILAGVAALSGVLPNRTFGAAEKELVILAWAGHAAPDIVADFEREHGVKVRAKYYTGGDNMLGLISQSPPGTFDLILSDAEYVQQLNAADYIERLDLADYPFDDFYPEFQHFPGHWQGDELYSVMVRFGFLGIAFNTQLLPESKAKSYQVFWDDSLKGKVGHFDWHLPNLGQISLLNGNRLPYDIDAAHWKRLQDKTMSLRGQVAGFFDYGGTFSSLKNGQIHAMCGIGDWITGVLQRAGAPVKTVIPEEGGLQWTESYCIAKKAHSPELAKKFIQYITSPEGQVKSAKMEAYPALIPNKRGWELLNKTDLAEARRQGMVLGQRNVMDDIREGRIQYRALPVQQSLEDWNDFWSQYKGA from the coding sequence ATGACGCGTCGCGCCGATTTTTCACGCCGTACATTCATCAAGAACAGCAGCATTTTGGCCGGTGTGGCGGCGCTCTCCGGGGTACTTCCGAACAGAACCTTTGGCGCAGCCGAAAAAGAACTGGTGATACTGGCGTGGGCAGGCCACGCCGCGCCCGACATCGTCGCGGATTTCGAGCGCGAGCATGGGGTCAAGGTGCGGGCCAAGTACTACACCGGCGGCGATAACATGCTGGGGCTCATTTCGCAGTCACCACCGGGCACCTTCGACCTGATCCTGTCGGATGCCGAGTATGTGCAACAACTCAACGCCGCCGACTATATCGAGCGACTGGACCTTGCCGATTATCCCTTCGATGACTTCTACCCAGAGTTTCAGCACTTTCCAGGGCACTGGCAGGGCGATGAACTGTATTCGGTCATGGTCCGCTTCGGCTTTCTCGGTATCGCCTTCAATACCCAGTTGCTGCCGGAGTCCAAGGCGAAAAGCTACCAGGTGTTCTGGGACGATAGCCTCAAGGGCAAGGTCGGCCACTTCGACTGGCACCTGCCAAACCTGGGCCAGATCAGTTTGCTCAATGGCAACAGGCTGCCCTACGACATCGACGCGGCGCACTGGAAGAGGCTCCAGGACAAAACCATGAGCCTACGCGGACAAGTGGCCGGGTTCTTCGATTATGGCGGTACCTTCTCCTCCCTGAAAAACGGCCAGATCCACGCGATGTGTGGCATTGGCGACTGGATTACCGGGGTCTTGCAGCGTGCCGGGGCACCGGTAAAAACAGTGATACCCGAGGAGGGCGGCCTGCAATGGACCGAGTCTTATTGCATCGCCAAGAAAGCCCACAGCCCGGAACTTGCGAAGAAGTTCATTCAATACATCACCTCCCCTGAAGGCCAGGTGAAGTCGGCGAAGATGGAGGCTTACCCGGCGCTGATTCCCAATAAGCGCGGCTGGGAGTTGCTGAACAAGACCGACCTTGCCGAAGCCAGACGCCAAGGCATGGTACTGGGCCAGCGCAATGTCATGGACGACATCCGCGAGGGGCGTATTCAGTATCGCGCGCTCCCCGTGCAGCAGAGCCTGGAGGACTGGAACGACTTCTGGTCGCAGTACAAGGGCGCTTGA